The following DNA comes from Candidatus Nanopelagicales bacterium.
GATCATGGAGGTCGACGATCACCCAGGAAGGGAGGATCGCTGACGAGCTTGATCAACAGAGTATTTGCACCATCTGGGCCTCCGCAGAGGCAAGCGATGGAGGTTCGGGGGACTCAGGATAGGCGGCTACCCAGTACGGTTCTGACATGCGCATAGTCGTAACTGGATCGATCGCGACCGACCACCTCATGGTCTTCCCGGGTCGGTTCGCCGACTCGCTGATGCGCGAGCAGCTGGAATCCATCTCGGTCTCCTTCCTCGCGGACAAGCTCGAAGTGCGACGTGGGGGCGCGGCCGCGAACATCGCCTTCGGCCTGGCTCGGCTTGGCTTGAAGCCCATGTTGGTGGGGGCGGCCGGTTCGGACTTCGGTGACTACCGCTCCTGGCTTGACCGGCACGGCGTCGACACGACGTCGGTTCACATCTCGGAGGTTCAGCAGACGGCCCGCTTCGTGTGCACGACGGACCGTGATGGCAATCAAATCGCCACCTTCTACGCGGGCGCCATGAAGGAAGCCCGCGAGATTGAATTGGCCCCGGTGCTTGAGCGGTTGACCGACGGGAGCGTCGTCGTCATCAGCGCCAACGACCCAGAAGCCATGGACCGCCACGCGGAGGAATGCAGGTTCAGAGGCGTGCCGTTCATAGCCGACCCGTCCCAGCAGCTGTCCTCGATGAACCGTGAGGAGGTCATCGGGTTGCTCCAAGGCGCCTCGATGCTATTCAACAACGAGTACGAATCCGCGCTCATTCACCAGCGCACTGGCTGGACCGACGAGGAAGTCCTGTCGGCTGTGCCCACGAGGATCACGACCCTGGGTCCTCGTGGTTCCCGGATCGACCAGAAGGGCCGCGAACCGGTCTTCATCGGTTGCCCCAAGGAACGTGTCCGGCTTGACCCCACTGGAGTCGGCGACGCATTCCGGGCTGGCTTCCTGGCTGGCATGTCGTGGGATCTGCCGCTGGTCAGATGCGCCGAGCTCGGTGCGATGCTGGCGACCTGCGTGATCGAGACCGTGGGCACGCAGGAGTATGGATTCGAGCCAAGTGAGTTCCTAGCTCGCCTCGGGGAGGCATTCGGGCCGGAGTCGGCCGAAGAAGTCGGCGTTCATCTGCGCCGGTCACTCTTGGTTTGACCCTGGGCCGGCACCCGGATCAGAAAGCCGGATGAGAAACCGCGTCACACCATCGGTGGTCGTCTGGCTAAGCAGTTCGGCTCCGTGCGTCCAGCACCAGGCCGGAATGTCGAGCTGTGCTGTGGGATCGTCCGCCAGCAGCTCCACTAGCCCGGATACCAGCTCGCGCGCGGCCCGGGCAAGGGAGGTTACGGGGTGCGGGCAAACGGAGCCGCGCTCGTCAAGGACTCGGTCCGGAGTCGCGTCCGCGGTCACAGGTCGCTCACTCCGGTCTGTTCGCGGATCCTCGTCACCGCGATTGTCAGGTCCCGCGCGAATTCGTCGACATCAGCGCTCTTGGCGGCAGGCTGCAGAGAGACGCGCAGGCTGCCATGGCTCGAGACTCCCATCGCAGCGAGCACGTGATGGGGCCGCCGCGTATCCGACACACACGAAGCCCCGCTGGACACCGCCCAGCCCATGCCCGCTAGTTCGTCCACGAGCTGCTCCGCGGCCACGTAGAGGAAAGTCACCATCAGGATGTGACCCAAGCGTTGGTCCGGCGACCCCAGGGCCTCGCAGTTGGGGATGGAAGCCACCAGCCGCTCACGCAGCCTCTGCGTCAGCTCGCCACATGTGCGAGCCGTCTCGCTCACAGTTGCGGCTGCCTGCTCCAGGGCCAGGGCGGCGGCCGCGACTGCGGGAACTGGCGGCGCTACCCCTTCCACTCCAAGTGGTCCGTTGTCCATGGGCTGGAACCCGACCCCGCTGCGCACCGCCAAGATCCCAACGCCTGGCGGTCCCCCCCAGTAGCGTGCTTCCGCCGCTAGCACGTGCCAACCGCTGGAGATCTCACTTCGGCCGACGACGTGCCGGGCGTCGCTGATGAGCGGGACCCTTCGCGCTTCCAGAGCTTGGCTAACGGGGCCGATGGGCTGGAGTGTCCCAACTTCACCGTTGGCCATTTGAAGACACGCGGCGGCCGCGTCGCTTGCGTCTACGGCGGTGATGAACCGGTCAGGGTCTATCAGTCCCGCGCGGTCGCAGGGAACAACGGTGACGGGAATCCCCTGAGCCTCGATGCGGTCGACGCGCCGCAGCAGCCCCAGGTCCTCGACCGCTGAGACAACGACGCCTCGCCGTTGGCTCCCGGAACGCCTGCTCGCCAGGCATCCCTGAAGTCCTGCCGCCAGAGCCGCGTCCGCGGACGATGTGAAGGCGATTTCGGTCGGTCGGCAGGCCAGGACATCCGCCACTGCGGTGCGGGCATGCGCGAGAAGCCTGCGCGCCACGTCGGCCTGCGGGTAGCGGCGTGACGGGTCGGCCCAAGCGGTCGCGCTGGCGTTCGCGAGCGCGGTGCGGGTTGCCGGGGACGGCGGCAACCCCGACGCCGCGTCGAGATAGCGCCGGTTCTCACCATCTTGGGTTGCCACATCTGGCATGTCAGCACCGTACCGCTCCAGGCCCGACCGGCACCGCCGAGGATTATCCCGCCCAATCCGCCGTTGGAGCTCACGATCCGTGAGACCATGCTCACGTCTGTAGATGGTGTCGCGGCTAGGCGAGTTTGGATTCATGGCCCACACTGGATGTGACAGCTAGGGGCGAGTCGGACGGGAGCCCATGGACGTGCGTGAGAAGCGGAACAAGACGAACCTGGGCGGTCGCCGCGTGCGCGCGATCGTCGGGGGAGCCGCGGCTCTGGGTATCGTGCTGTCCGCGTGCGGACCGTCGTTGAGCCTGGTCACTGCCCCATGGGGTGAGTCTCAAGCAGTAATTCGATCCGCCCTGTTCGGAGATCGCGCGGCCACGTTTGAAAAGCCACCGCGTATCCGGGTGGACAACGGCCGGATCGAGTCCGTGTCGGTGACCGGTCCGAACGGACGCCGGGTCGGAGGCAAGCTGGTCGGCGGTGGCGAGATCTGGGAGCTGGACACATCCGATCTGGAGTTTGGCACCAAGTACAAGGTCACCGCCAAGGCTGTGGATCTTCGGGGGGTCGAGTCGACAGCCAACGAGACCTTCCGGACGTTCGAGCCAGAGAAGGTTCTGACGGTAATGTCGGACCTTTCCGAGGATGAGACGTATGGGGTCGGCATGCCGATCACGCTGACTTTCGACCTGCCAATCAAGCGGAAGGCCGAGATCGAGAAGAGGTTGCGTGTTGAGACCTCCGGAGAGCCGATCGAAGGGGCCTGGTCCTGGGACGGGGATCAAAGCGTCACCTACAGGCCGCGCAAGTACTGGCCGGCCAAGACTGACATCAAGGTGGCGGCGGATCTCAAGGGCGTGAATGCCGGCGACGACGTGTACGCGCTGGAGAACTTCAGGCGCAGTTACAGCATCGGTCGCCGGATGATCCTGGTTCAGAATTCGGAGACCCACCGCCTGGTGGTTCGGAGGAACGGGAAGGTCATCCGGGACATCCCGAGCTCGACGGGCAAGTCCGGTTACGCGACCTACTCCGGCATCAAAGTGATCATGACCAGGGAGCCTGGGCCGGTCGTGTTCGACGCGGCAACCCTGGGGATACAGAAGGACGATCCGGAGTACTACCGCCTGCTCGTCTACAACGCGATGCGTGTCACCGATTCTGGGGAGTTCATCCATTCGGCCCCGTGGTCTGTGGGATCCCAGGGCTACGCGAACGTCAGCCACGGCTGCACGAACGTCAGTCCCGAGAATGCGGCATGGCTCGTTAGCGTCCTGCGCGTAGGTGACGTGGTGATCTTCAAGAACACTGGCGGAAGCGAAGTCGCCCCAGGAAACGGCATCACAGTCTGGAACGAGTCCTGGGACGAGTGGAAGGCTGGCAGCGCCCTGCAGTAGCTCGAGTCGTGCCCGTTAGCATTCGGATATGGCAGATCGACCGGCCGGGGAACTGAAAGCGCTTGTGTACTCAGACGATGCTCATCGTCGGCGGGGGATGATCGACCTACTCGGCCCCTACCCATCTACGGATCTGGCGCGGGTTGAGTACGTGGAGTGCGCCAGTGAGCCCGCCGCGATTCGCCTGGTCGACTCCGGGGCATTCGATCTTGTGATTCTCGACGGCGACGCGGTGCCAGCCGGTGGAATGGGAATCTGCCGCCAGATCAAGGACGAGGTTGATCCTTGCCCGCCCGTCCTGCTCGTCGTGGGCAGACCGGCGGACGCTTGGTTGGCGACATGGTCCCAGGCGGAAGCAGTCGCGCCGTGGCCGCTTGATCCGCTGGAATTCCCCAACACGGTGGCCACGCTCCTGCGGAGACGTGTCGCGTCTCCGGTCCAGGCCTAGCGGGCTAGTTGTGACCGAGACCGAGATGTCCTGGTCGGCGCTGCTGACCGACCTTCTAGCGGGTTCGGACACCGCCGGTGAGCGCGCGCGGTGGGCCATGGAGTCGGTAATGACGGGGGAGGCGACTGCCGCACAGATCGCGGCATTCCTCGTGGCATTGCGGGCGAAGGGGCCAAGTGGCGCCGAGGTTTCCGATTTCGTGGATGTCATGCTCCAGCACGCGGTTCCGGTGACGGTGCCTGGCCTGGTTGTGGACACCTGCGGGACCGGCGGCGATCAGTCTGGCTCCGTGAACATCTCCACGATGGCCGCAGTGGTTGTCGCGGCGACCGGGATCCCGGTGGTGAAGCACGGAAACCGCGCCGCGTCATCGAGGTCGGGGTCCGCCGACGTTCTAGAAGCGCTTGGTGTGGCCATTTCCCTGCGACCAGACCAGATCGCGCAGTGCTTGGCGGAAGTGAACATCGCGTTCTGCTTCGCGCCGGTTTTCCACCCAGCGATGCGGCACGCCGGTCCGGTACGCCGGGAACTGGGAATCCCGACTGTGTTCAACATCCTTGGCCCGCTGGCGAATCCGGCGCGGCCCGCGGCCCAAGTCGTCGGAGTCGCCGATCCATCCATGGCTCCCGTCGTCGCGCGCGCGCTGGCTGACAGGGGAACCTCGGCCCTCGTCGTCCGGGGTGAAGACGGCATGGACGAGATCACGACCGTTGCCCCCACGCGGGTATGGGACGCTCGCGGCGGTTCGGTTACCGAGACCGTTGTTGACACCCGCGCCCTTGGGATTGGCAGGGCGGATCCGGAATCTCTAGCTGGAGGTGGCGCGGCTGAGAACGCGGAGTTGGCGCGCGCTGCCCTCGCGGGGCGGCCAAGGTCGGAAGTGCTGCCAATCCGGGACGCGGTCGCGATCAACGCCGCCGCTGCCGTAGTTGTTGCGGAGTCGGCCAGTGGAGCCGCCGTTGCTCCGGTCGGTCTGATAGCGGAACTTGCCCGAGCTCTCGATCGAGTCCGCCATGCCCTTGACAACGGTGCGGCGGAAAGTCAGCTCAACAGGTGGGTGGAAGTGTCCAAGTCGCTGGCCGAGGGATCAGACGGGCCGTAACCGGGACACCAGGGCCTGGGGGACCGGAGACGCCGCACCTCTCGGGGGCTCGCTGTCGGGGTACTCGATGAGCTGGGGACGGCCGAGCTTGGCGAGGTCCCGGCCCGCACCTCCGACAGGCAAAGCCAGAACCCCATCGAGCCGCACCAAGCGGACGCCCTCGGAAGACAGCCAGCGCAGGACCAGCGCTGACTCCTCGGGCAGGTGCGGCGCTGATCCGATCCCAGGAGCCGCCACATACTGCGCCGTGGCGACGGTCGCTTCCACGACCGCCCGGGGATCCGCTCCGGCCTGGACACGGCTGGCGCCTGCGAGTCGACCATGGCGAATTACGTGCACTTCCCATTCCGAGCCGTCCAGCCGAGCGGCCACGACCTCCGGACAAGCAGTGATCATCGATTCCCTTTGTCGTCGGTCGATGCCGGTTAGCAATGCCCGCAGTCGCTCCCGCCAGGCAGCCGCCTCCTCGAACTCCTCTAGCTGGGCCAGCTGGCGCATTCGGTCCCGAATAGTGGTGGCGAGGGGTTCGGAGTCCGACAGCAGCGCCGAACGCGCGGACTGCGTGATTTCGGCGTACGGGGCGTCAGCGGCCGGATCGGAACAAGGCGCCAGGCATTGCTCGAGTTGCGCCGCGACACACGGCTGGGCGCGACGCGCTCGCGAGAGCCTGGTCAAGCATGAACGAAGCGGAACAGCTTCGAGCAGAGCCTCGCTCGCGGCTTGAGCGGATCGCCTGGACGAGAAGGGTCCGGCACAGGCGCTCTGGGGGTCGGCGACAGAGGGCACCTTGCTCACAATGGACACCCGCGGGAACGGCTCATCGGTGAGCTTGAGCCACACGGCCCTCTCCGGGTTCCTGGAGCGGCGGTTGTAGACCGGGCGGCGTTCAGCTATGAGCCGAACCTCGCGAACTTCGGCTTCGAGTGAAGTGGCGCAGGGGATGGCCGTTACCTTCGCCGCGACCTGGATCATCTCCGCCATTCGCTTGCGCCGCTCAGAGGCTGTGAAGTAGGTGCGCACTCGCTTCCGGATGCACTTCGACTTGCCGACGTATAGGGCGTTGCCACGCCGGTCCTCGAAGATGTAGACGCCGGGCAGTTCCGGTAGTCCATCGGCCAGCGTCCGCTTGCGCACCTGGGCCTTGGTCACCGGGGAACACAGCTGCAGTAAGTCGTCCAGATGATGCGCCCCGAGGCTGCCCGCGCGCTCCAGGAGCCCGTGCAGGACGTCGACAGTGGCCCTGGCGTCCGCGAGCGCTCGATGATTGGGATCGGTGCCGGCGCGGAAGTACGCGGCAAGCGTCGACAGGCGGTGGTCGCGGACGTCGTCCCGGGATAGCAGAGCCCTCGACAGTGTCATCGTGTCGACAACCTTGAAGTCCGGCCACCTCGCGCCAATCGCAGCACAGCCGACTTTGAGGAATCCTGTGTCGAATCTAGCGTTGTGGGCAACTAGCACGGAGCCGTCGGCGAACTCCAGCCAGGACGGCAACGCGGTCGTCAGCAGCGGAGCGGACGCGACAGCGGCCGTTGTGATACCCGTGAGCGCTGCGATGAACGGGGGGATGGCGACTTGTGGGTTGACCAGAGTGGAGAACTCGCCCAGCACAACCCCGCCGCAAGTCCGAACAGCCCCGATCTCGGTGATCCGGGATTGAGCGGGCGATCCGCCGGTTGTCTCAAGGTCTACGACCACGAAGTTCACATCGTGAAGCGGCAGGCCCAGATCGTCGAATGAGCTCTGGAACGCAGGGTGCGCACCCATCGTCGTGTTCGCTGTCACGCACGTGAATCTATGCCAGGCGTCCGACAACGCTTAGTCTTGTCGCGCGGCTGCGCCACGTCGAGCGACCGCGTCGAGATGGGGAGCTGAAGTGGAACTGTCAATTCCGTCCGAGGGCAGCAGCTGGCGCTGTGGCCAGTGCGGCAATCTCACGCGCTTCGACGTGACGCGATCCCGAACCGTGACCGAGTACTGGCACTTCACACTCGCCGGAGATCGGGACATCAGCGAACTGGTAGTCAGGTCAGAAGCTGTGCAGGACGTTCGGTGCCGTTGGTGTGGCTCATCCGACAGCATCGAAGTTGTCGCGCGACCAGAGGCCGAAGGCACCGTGCCCGCGCAGCCTTAGGAATGCAGCCCTAGGAATAGAGTTCGACAATCGCCCCTGCGAACTCTTCGAGAACCACATTGCGCTTCAGCTTCAGCGATGGGGTGAGCTGACCGCCTTCTTCGGTCCAATCCACGGGTAGAACGGTGAACTTCTTGATCGCCTCTGCTTTGGAGACGGCCTTGTTCGCGTCATCTACGGCTTCTTGGATCGCGTCTTGGATCTCCTTGTCGCCGACCAGGTCGTTGGCTGGGGTGTCGGCGGGCTTGCCGCGTTGCTCCAGCCAGGCAGGCAACGACTCCGCGTCCAGAGTCACCAGACAGGCGATGAACGGTTGCGCATCGCCGACGACCATGCACTGGCTGACCAG
Coding sequences within:
- a CDS encoding carbohydrate kinase family protein, translated to MRIVVTGSIATDHLMVFPGRFADSLMREQLESISVSFLADKLEVRRGGAAANIAFGLARLGLKPMLVGAAGSDFGDYRSWLDRHGVDTTSVHISEVQQTARFVCTTDRDGNQIATFYAGAMKEAREIELAPVLERLTDGSVVVISANDPEAMDRHAEECRFRGVPFIADPSQQLSSMNREEVIGLLQGASMLFNNEYESALIHQRTGWTDEEVLSAVPTRITTLGPRGSRIDQKGREPVFIGCPKERVRLDPTGVGDAFRAGFLAGMSWDLPLVRCAELGAMLATCVIETVGTQEYGFEPSEFLARLGEAFGPESAEEVGVHLRRSLLV
- a CDS encoding sulfurtransferase TusA family protein, translated to MTADATPDRVLDERGSVCPHPVTSLARAARELVSGLVELLADDPTAQLDIPAWCWTHGAELLSQTTTDGVTRFLIRLSDPGAGPGSNQE
- a CDS encoding aminotransferase class V-fold PLP-dependent enzyme — its product is MPDVATQDGENRRYLDAASGLPPSPATRTALANASATAWADPSRRYPQADVARRLLAHARTAVADVLACRPTEIAFTSSADAALAAGLQGCLASRRSGSQRRGVVVSAVEDLGLLRRVDRIEAQGIPVTVVPCDRAGLIDPDRFITAVDASDAAAACLQMANGEVGTLQPIGPVSQALEARRVPLISDARHVVGRSEISSGWHVLAAEARYWGGPPGVGILAVRSGVGFQPMDNGPLGVEGVAPPVPAVAAAALALEQAAATVSETARTCGELTQRLRERLVASIPNCEALGSPDQRLGHILMVTFLYVAAEQLVDELAGMGWAVSSGASCVSDTRRPHHVLAAMGVSSHGSLRVSLQPAAKSADVDEFARDLTIAVTRIREQTGVSDL
- a CDS encoding Ig-like domain-containing protein — encoded protein: MREKRNKTNLGGRRVRAIVGGAAALGIVLSACGPSLSLVTAPWGESQAVIRSALFGDRAATFEKPPRIRVDNGRIESVSVTGPNGRRVGGKLVGGGEIWELDTSDLEFGTKYKVTAKAVDLRGVESTANETFRTFEPEKVLTVMSDLSEDETYGVGMPITLTFDLPIKRKAEIEKRLRVETSGEPIEGAWSWDGDQSVTYRPRKYWPAKTDIKVAADLKGVNAGDDVYALENFRRSYSIGRRMILVQNSETHRLVVRRNGKVIRDIPSSTGKSGYATYSGIKVIMTREPGPVVFDAATLGIQKDDPEYYRLLVYNAMRVTDSGEFIHSAPWSVGSQGYANVSHGCTNVSPENAAWLVSVLRVGDVVIFKNTGGSEVAPGNGITVWNESWDEWKAGSALQ
- the trpD gene encoding anthranilate phosphoribosyltransferase — encoded protein: MTETEMSWSALLTDLLAGSDTAGERARWAMESVMTGEATAAQIAAFLVALRAKGPSGAEVSDFVDVMLQHAVPVTVPGLVVDTCGTGGDQSGSVNISTMAAVVVAATGIPVVKHGNRAASSRSGSADVLEALGVAISLRPDQIAQCLAEVNIAFCFAPVFHPAMRHAGPVRRELGIPTVFNILGPLANPARPAAQVVGVADPSMAPVVARALADRGTSALVVRGEDGMDEITTVAPTRVWDARGGSVTETVVDTRALGIGRADPESLAGGGAAENAELARAALAGRPRSEVLPIRDAVAINAAAAVVVAESASGAAVAPVGLIAELARALDRVRHALDNGAAESQLNRWVEVSKSLAEGSDGP
- a CDS encoding DEDD exonuclease domain-containing protein; translation: MTANTTMGAHPAFQSSFDDLGLPLHDVNFVVVDLETTGGSPAQSRITEIGAVRTCGGVVLGEFSTLVNPQVAIPPFIAALTGITTAAVASAPLLTTALPSWLEFADGSVLVAHNARFDTGFLKVGCAAIGARWPDFKVVDTMTLSRALLSRDDVRDHRLSTLAAYFRAGTDPNHRALADARATVDVLHGLLERAGSLGAHHLDDLLQLCSPVTKAQVRKRTLADGLPELPGVYIFEDRRGNALYVGKSKCIRKRVRTYFTASERRKRMAEMIQVAAKVTAIPCATSLEAEVREVRLIAERRPVYNRRSRNPERAVWLKLTDEPFPRVSIVSKVPSVADPQSACAGPFSSRRSAQAASEALLEAVPLRSCLTRLSRARRAQPCVAAQLEQCLAPCSDPAADAPYAEITQSARSALLSDSEPLATTIRDRMRQLAQLEEFEEAAAWRERLRALLTGIDRRQRESMITACPEVVAARLDGSEWEVHVIRHGRLAGASRVQAGADPRAVVEATVATAQYVAAPGIGSAPHLPEESALVLRWLSSEGVRLVRLDGVLALPVGGAGRDLAKLGRPQLIEYPDSEPPRGAASPVPQALVSRLRPV